A section of the Triticum dicoccoides isolate Atlit2015 ecotype Zavitan chromosome 7A, WEW_v2.0, whole genome shotgun sequence genome encodes:
- the LOC119328633 gene encoding probable protein phosphatase 2C 60: MIVTLMNFLRACWRPSSNRHARTGSDATGRQDGLLWYKDTGEHVNGDFSMAVVQANNLLEDQCQIESGPLSFLDSGPYGTFVGVYDGHGGPETACYINDNLFNHLKRFASEQNAMSADVLKKAYEATEDGFFSIVTKQWPVKPQIAAVGSCCLVGVICGGMLYVANVGDSRAVLGKHVKATGEVLAVQLSAEHNVSIESVRKELQSMHPEDRHVVVLKHSVWRVKGLIQVCRSIGDAYLKKQEFNREPLYAKFRLREPFNRPILSSEPSICVQPIQPHDEFLIFASDGLWEHLTNQEAVDIVQSSPRSGSARRLIKSALLEAAKKREMRYSDLKKIDRGVRRHFHDDITVIILYLDSSLVSRASTHRGPAVSLRGAGVSLRSSTLAPYGSQM; the protein is encoded by the exons ATGATAGTGACATTGATGAACTTTCTACGGGCGTGTTGGAGACCTTCATCCAACCGGCATGCCCGGACAGGCTCAGATGCTACCGGTAGGCAGGATGGACTTCTATGGTACAAGGACACTGGGGAGCATGTAAATGGCGACTTCTCCATGGCTGTTGTCCAGGCCAATAACCTACTTGAGGACCAGTGTCAGATTGAGTCGGGTCCGTTGAGCTTTCTCGACTCTGGTCCATACGGCACTTTCGTCGGGGTTTACGATGGGCACGGTGGACCAGAGACAGCTTGCTACATCAACGATAACCTCTTCAACCATCTTAAAA GGTTCGCTTCGGAACAGAATGCAATGTCTGCTGATGTACTGAAGAAAGCATATGAAGCTACAGAAGATGGATTCTTCTCTATCGTCACCAAGCAATGGCCTGTCAAGCCTCAAATAGCGGCTGTTGGCTCATGCTGTCTGGTTGGTGTTATCTGTGGTGGCATGCTTTATGTTGCGAATGTTGGGGATTCTCGTGCTGTTTTAGGAAAACATGTTAAAGCCACTGGAGAAGTGTTGGCTGTCCAACTGTCAGCAGAACATAATGTCAGCATTGAGTCAGTGAGAAAAGAATTGCAGTCAATGCACCCTGAAGATAGGCATGTTGTTGTTCTCAAGCACAGTGTTTGGCGTGTAAAAGGCCTAATTCAG GTCTGCAGATCGATCGGTGATGCCTATCTGAAAAAACAAGAGTTCAATCGGGAACCTCTGTATGCAAAATTCCGTCTTCGTGAACCTTTTAACAGGCCCATACTAAGTTCAGAACCATCTATTTGCGTTCAACCTATACAGCCACATGATGAGTTTCTCATATTTGCATCTGATGGACTTTGGGAGCACTTAACCAACCAGGAGGCTGTTGACATTGTTCAAAGTAGCCCTCGTAGT GGGAGCGCTAGGAGGCTCATAAAATCAGCCTTGCTAGAAGCAGCCAAGAAAAGAGAGATGAGGTATTCCGATCTCAAGAAGATCGACCGAGGTGTCCGTCGCCACTTCCATGATGACATAACGGTCATCATACTCTACCTCGACTCGAGCCTCGTAAGCAGGGCGAGCACCCACAGGGGCCCTGCTGTTTCGCTAAGAGGCGCCGGCGTGAGCCTGCGCAGCAGCACGCTCGCACCTTATGGGTCGCAGATGTAA